Proteins from a single region of Oncorhynchus keta strain PuntledgeMale-10-30-2019 chromosome 20, Oket_V2, whole genome shotgun sequence:
- the c20h18orf21 gene encoding UPF0711 protein C18orf21 homolog yields the protein MAFTDPTGSSHKFLKAASLLYHDICPEQSRFLMGRHQRMKAPAKFQPIPEEELCPFCFQWRRPDNHRMRLHPKRHASVRVQSVLQREGKGKRLSLAQMDILRRFRGSSSSLVVTCHTCNSTSKHNGVNRNFIATLSKSHCTPWSAGKHKTPQSTNRTNASKDKTPCSTPRSTSKTPGSSSASKPASVKKLAFSRLKRFLMLEDNQKTKTKGGLKDFLSSL from the exons ATGGCTTTTACAGACCCCACAGGCTCAAGTCACAAGTTTTTAAAGGCTGCATCGCTACTGTATCACGACATTTGTCCGGAGCAGTCACGTTTTCTCAT GGGGAGACACCAGAGAATGAAAG CTCCAGCCAAGTTCCAGCCCATCCCTGAAGAAGAGCTCTGTCCCTTCTGTTTCCAGTGGCGTCGCCCAGACAACCACCGCATGCGGCTGCATCCCAAGCGGCATGCATCGGTGAGGGTGCAGAGCGTGTTGCAGAGGGAGGGCAAGGGCAAGAGGCTCAGCCTGGCTCAGATGGACATCTTACGGAGGTTCAGGGGCTCCTCATCATCTCTG GTGGTTACATGCCACACCTGTAACAGCACGTCCAAGCATAACGGCGTCAACAGGAACTTCATAGCCACTCTCTCCAAGAGCCACTGCACCCCCTGGAGCGCAGGCAAACACAAGACTCCCCAGTCCACCAACAGAACCAACGCCTCCAAAGACAAGACGCCCTGCAGTACGCCAAG ATCAACCTCTAAGACCCCCGGTTCCTCCTCGGCCTCAAAGCCCGCAAGTGTGAAGAAGTTGGCCTTCTCCCGCCTCAAGAGGTTCCTCATGCTGGAGGACAACCAAAAGACCAAGACTAAGGGAGGACTCAaagacttcctctcctccctctga